aaAACCGCTCAGGAACCTTTCCTAAACCGGGATCAGTCGAACACTTTACGGGCCGGCCTAGAACGGTCGCTCTGTGCTATGTGCTCGGTCTCGTCGCTTGCGGCGGTCCAGTTCATCAGCTCAAAAAGCATCCTTGTATGCGAAGGTGCTCCCTCAGATCTAGGAATGGTGGATGCTCTCCTTTTTCTCTGGCGTTGCCTTGGCGATGGCAAAGAAGAATGGTGGACAACGATTTACAAGGCGCAAGGTTCTCTCCATGTGAAATTGTAGTTTTACTGGTTACAGGAACATTGATGCAAAAATGTAAGACACCTATGTATGTCTCATGTAATGACTGTGTATGTACTCACTGTAATATGTTTCTCTAATGGAATATACGATGGTTATTTTAAAAAAAGCGTCGATAAATCGACGCAAAGAGCGGCGAATACGAAATTTCGTATATCATGGGGATGCCTTTACGTTTCCGTGGCACTTCATGGGTAGTGGGCCAGCCCAAGTACGCAAGTGAAAAGGCCACTACAGCTTGTAAATGCAAATGATCCATCTCTCTCTACAAAGAAGGAAAGAAAAATCCCAATCAATTGTGGAAATAATCACAACTTGCCCAATAAAAAAATTCTGTGATACTGGAATAATATGTACTCGCCAAAATAATATAAGAATTTACATATGCACGTCGATGCTATTTCCTTGCTTCTACTTGTTTTCAGTATCTTTtagaaaataaagttttttttccttttcagtGCCTAATTCTTCCATATATTTGCAAAAGGAAGCAAAACATAGCAGCAACGTACATAAACATGCCGCATCCTATATCTATATAAAATAAAATGTAAGATGACTAAGAATTACACACAAGGTCTTCGTCTGGCAGAATTTTGCTCCGACCCGTGTCCGGTTCTTCGCCTGGCTTCTGGTACAAGCCAGGGTGCAGACGCGGGACGTCCTTCTTCGCAAGCACATTGTCGACGACGCGGGCGCTGGTTGCCCCTTATGTTCCTCCCCCCTGGAGACGGCGGATCACCTCATCTTCGGCTGTGCGTTCGCCCGACGCTTCTGGAGGGTGGTTGGAAAGACCTCCCTCGAGGCCACCTCCGTTAGGCAGCTTCACATGCTCACTCCCCCGCCTCGGGTGCCCGTGGCGACGGGCTCCACCTTCCTCCTGCTCTGCTGCTGGCAGCTGTGAAAGCACCGAAATGCGGTGGTCTTCCAAGGGATGCCTCCATCGCTCGCCAGGCTGCTCGCAGCTTGTAGAGAGGACGCAGTCCTCTGGCGTGTTCGGCTCCCCCGCCTGTTGAAGCACGCGGCTGATGCTTGGCTCGGTTGTCTAACAGGCGCCGACTAACGCCCCACTCTCTCCTTCGGCTGTGTGCCCNNNNNNNNNNNNNNNNNNNNNNNNNNNNNNNNNNNNNNNNNNNNNNNNNNNNNNNNNNNNNNNNNNNNNNNNNNNNNNNNNNNNNNNNNNNNNNNNNNNNNNNNNNNNNNNNNNNNNTATATAAAGATTCAGGTGGGGAACTCCCCCCcggtgaaaattcaaaaaaaaaaattacACAGAAGGTGTGGCCGCTCTTCCTATTTTCACACGTTTTTTTTTGCTAGCCTTTCTATTTTTCACATGTCATTTGCACTGCCCTAAATTCATGCACACACAAACAAAAGAGTTGCACTGTCCCTGTTTTCTTGCGAGTACCAGTTATTACACTACCCTACAAGTTGCTCAAAAGAAATTATTACACTACTGTACAAAAGCAGGTAGTCACTTAACACTACCCTACAAAAATATGTTCGCTTAGCCCGTAAGCAAGAAAGATATAACAAGTCCCCCTCCCCCCTCTACATTCATCCATCGTAAAATCAGTTTGAAGGGCGCGAACATTTTCTAATTtcctgattttttttgaatttgtgaagaaAATCTGAAAATGGGGAGaatttttgaaattctgaacagtTTTTGAAAAGCaaggacattttttgaaattgccAAACATTTTCAGAAATGCATTTTCTTAATttgcaaacaaaatttgaaaacagaaacattttttgaaattttcaaacattTTTCAGAAATACATTTTCTTAATttgcgaacaaaatttgaaaacagaaacattttttgaaattttcaaacattcattaaaattttaaaaaatattggaatgccaaatattttttaaaataaataagAAACTTGAAAAGtaaaagaagtaaaaaaaataaaaaagaaacagacAAGAAAACAGAAAAACCCATAAAAACCAGGCAAAACCGGCCAGGAACCTTTCCTAAACCGGGATCGGTCGAACACTTTACGACCGGCCCGGAACGCTCTTTCTCTACTCATGAAGCATCGGTAAATCGACGCAAAGAGCGGCGAATAGGAAATTGCGTATATTTCATCTAAAAAAAGGAAATTTCGTATATCATGGGGATGCCTTTTAGTTTTAGGTATCCGTGGCACTTCATTGGTAGTGGGCCGGCCCAAGTACGTAAGTGAAAAGGCCACTACAGCTTTTAAATGCAAATGATGCATCTCTCTGTAAAGAAAATGAAAGAAAAACACAAGAAAAATCCCAATCAATTGTAGAAATAATCACAACTTGCccaataaaaaaaattactgtgaTCATTGTCAAAAATGTGTATTCGAAATAATCTGTGCTCACCGAAATAATAAGAATGTACATATGTACGTCGATGCTATTTCCTTGCCTCTACTTGTTTTCAGTATCTTCTAGAAATTAAAGCATCTTCTTTTTCAGTACCTAATTCTTCCATATATTTGCAAATGGAAGCAAAATATAGCAGCATTGTACATAAACATGAAGCATCCTATATCTATATAAAATAAAATGTAAGATGACTAAGAATTGCACACAAGGTGTGGCCGCTCTTCCTATTTTCACACGGTTTTTTTTGCCAGCCTTTCTATTTTCACATGTCATTTGCACTGCCCTAAATTCACGCACACACAAACAAAATAGTTGCACTGTCCCTATTTTCTTGCGGGTACTCAGTTATTACACTATCCTACAAGTTGCTCAAAAAAAGTTATTACACTACCCTACAAAAGCAGGTAGTCACTTAACACTACCCTACAAAAAAACGTTCGCTTAGCCTGGAAGCAAGGAAGATATATGCATGCCACTGCAAGTATATAAcaagcccccctccccccctctaCATTCATCCATCGTAAAATCCAGTTTGAAGGCCTTAATCTTTCATACAACCCTCTCAGTTTTCCACAAGAAACTAAATGGATCGGTCCATGAAGGTCTTTGTGGTCGTCTTCCTGCTCCTTGTGGCTACAGGTGCGTATCccgtacttactactccctctgtccgaaaaagcttgtccctcaaatggatgtctcttaaatggatgtatctagcatcaagttagtgctagataaatTCATtcgagggacaagctttttcggacagagggagtatttaagaTAACTGACAATACTGCTATAATTATGTACTACTGTATGTGAGATGGCTGATTTCCTCCTATGAATTTTGCCGTGTAGGGTTCCAGGGAGCAGTGCAGGTAGTTTTGGCGAGGGAGTGTAGGTCAGAGAGCAAAAAATTTGTGGGGCTGTGCGTGAGCGACACCAACTGTGCAAGCGTTTGCCTGACCGAGCGTTTCCCCGGAGGCAAGTGCGACGGCTATCGGCGATGTTTCTGCACCAAGGACTGCTAGATGGCCCCGTTTTCTTCTTGCATACATGCTTCCGTGTAATAATAACTGAATAATACTAGATCTGCATCTATATCTATGTAATGTACGGTGCATATGTGAGTGCTACCTctaggaagtactccctccgttccgatttactcgtcgtggttttagttcaaatttaaacgAAAATCACGACGAGTAaaacggaacggagggagtacatgaacaTCATACAATCCGAACAAAGTTTCAGCGGGGAACCAGTTCAAGTTGAATAATCCAACACTCCGGAATTCGAGCTCCTACTGTTTTCAGGGTTGAAACGAATATAAGCTTAAACTTGCAGGGTTAACTTCAGCAGAATTGCTTCTAATTCTGCAAAAATATTGAGGATAAAAGAGATTTAAGAATCTAATCTACCAATTTACATATTTTAGACCGATATATTTGTGTTGAGCTACAGGACATATCCCAGATCCGCTGTTGAGCTTCACATGCCTCAGTCACAGGTCAAAATATGCGAGGATGGACGACAGAAACAAGGTGTCAATTTTACAGCTCAGTTCAATAATTTGGGCTAAATCTGTGGCTTCGTGGGATTAATAtcaaaatatgtactccctccgttctcttTTGTAAGACGTTTTAGACAGCTGTCTGTCTAAAACGTCTTACaaaagtaaacagagggagtagttttccTCGGAAGTTTTGCTACCAGAATGTATACAGTTTTCTGAACGAATAAGGTTTCACCATGTAGGGTCTGAAATAAGAGAGACGTAGCCTAAACATCCAAGCTGTAGCTTGCTGTATGCAAGGCCTAACATCCAGCATTTTATTTCTTCATGCCCCAACCAGTAAACAACCCATGGCAGTTCTAACcctattaaattaattaactaaagcTTTCTGTCTAGCTTatccaaaatcatatagtctgtctaacTATATATGAGATCTCTGATTTTCAGAACTGTCATTCTATAACGGAGGCTCACACGTATTTTCAGCTTCGTTTGTGCACAGCAAAGGAAAACTTCTCAAAAATAAATTTAGACCAAAAAGATAGCAGCAAATTAATCCAGATATGTATTTATCCAGAAACTTGCTAGTTTCAACTAACTTCCAGAATAATGGAAATGAACAATGTACTGGAACTAAATTAGCCAAGCAAATTATTTCAAGCAAATAACACAAAAATATATACATATGCATCTGGTTGTGAAGAATCTAAGAAACAAATAGGTAAATCCACTATGAAATTTTATTCAACAATCCATACCTAGCTACAGATGGAAAGTTGGCGTGTAAAGCATAGTTCTTCATCAGTTAGTAATGCTGTAACTGATAACTCATAGCAAAACTGTAAAACATTGCAGGAATGAACACTGGATATGACAAACCTTAGAACACTTCTTTCTTACTACAACTTTCTACAACAAGTGTCAGCACTTCCTCTTTACCTATGTTGTTCCACAGAACAGCTCTGTTGGCATTTTCAACAACAGCTAGAAGAGTAAGTATCAGCAAGGCCTGGAACACTATCATCATAAGGATGCACAAAATCGTGTGGAGTATGCCAATCGAAATAATAAGTAATATACAGTACTGTATTAGGGAAGCTGTTGATACACATTACAGAGCATGTTTGTAATGCAGAATTCCACAAGAGTAACAATAATAAGTTTATTTCCTAAAGGAACAGGAAGATTCTAACGTCCCAACTGAGACCTAAAAGACGCTGATAGTTGTCTGATCTTAGTACAAAACGCAGACTGAACAAGCCAGGTTCAGAAACTTGTGTATTAGCATGACATGATGAAGAACCAATTCATGACTGTGCCATGCTTTCTTCTCTACTGGATGACGACCAAAACATATTCGAATTCAGAAAATATTAGCAACTACAAAACTGCAAGTGACATACTATAGTGGACACCCAACATCCAGTTAGAGTGTTAGTAAACAGCACAGAAACAGGACTTGCCAGCTTGCTGTGCAGACTCCAGAGTGAAAACTTCATTGTGAAAAAAAAACAGTTAAATACTATTCAAGCCTGTTCTTGGTTCTTGCAATCTGAATCTAGTGGGCACTTCCCCTTTGAGAGTAGCAGCATAGTCTTCAGCAAGGCGAGGCGCAGCTTCCTTGTGAGGACGTATGAACTTGTCCACGAATACCTTCTCACTCACCTGGGCTGCGGTGTAGAAGCTTCGGTTAGGCTTTAGCAATCCATTTTCTTTAAGGAACTTCACAACATAGTACCGAGGTTTGAGCCGGCCTCTAAGCTATAAGTGAGCATTGCCGGCCTGTGAGCAATGTACTCCGGCTCTAACCCAACCTCGGACATCAAGAATTCCGACATGCGCAACAGCCTCTCCTGGGAGTTCCTCAGCACCACAGGAAGCTTGGCAACAGCAATGGCCACCTCAGCTTCCGACCACCTGAAAGTCTTCTTCAGGAACTCCACCTTAGCAGCAATCTTCTCCTCGCTGAGGAATGCGACAGCCAACAGCGCGTGCCTGAACATCGCAGAGCCACGGGGCACACCGACATCTTCGGCACGCGCCACCATGGCCTGGATGCGCTCTGGCTTGCTGGTGAGCAGCCTCGGCACAGGGATGCATAGCTTGGCAATATCACAGTCACCTAGCCCGCACTCCCGGAGGAGCGCGACGTTGGGCTTGACAACGTTCTCCAGGTCGGAGCTGAGGAGGTAGGAGTTGTACTTGAGCGCCTGGAGGAGGTTCTCGAAGGAGCCGAAGAGGGGGACGTAGTACTGCAGCTTGGAGATGATGGTGGGGCGGCGGAAGCGGGCGGGGTCGACCAGGACGAGGCGGGCGATCTGGGACGGGGAGAGCCCGAGGTCCCGGAGCTCGGTGAGGCGCGGGACGAGGGTCTTGTCGACCTCGGAGCAGAGGAGGAGAGGGTCGTacacgacgacggcggcgacgtcgGCATCGGAGAGGCCGAGGTCGGAGAGGAAGGCGAGGACGGCCTCGGGCTTGGAGGGGGATTTGAGGCGGGAGAGGACCTTGGAGGCCTTGACGGCCTGCGCCGGGGTGAGGTGGCAAGACGCGACGAGGTAGTCCGCCACGGCGAACGGGGCAGGGCTAGCCGACGCcgccacggcggcggcggtggcggcgaatcGGGTGTTGGAGAAGAGGCATCGGTGGCGGAACGCGAGTAGGGCACTTGTGGCGCGGGgacggagagagaggaggaggacgtgtTTCTGGAGGAGAAgcatggctggcggcggcggccgagGCGACAGCGgggggagggcgcggcggcggcgagagtcGGACAGGGAGAGCGAAGAGATAGCGGCTATCGTCACGCCAAATGTTATCTTTCCAATTTTTATGAGCAACGGTAATTCCGCGAGCGCCAGTTTTCTGGCGGTTGTAGGCGAGGAAAAGATACAAATCAAACGTCAAAATTTCTTACGTGACAAATCGAACGgtgtaaattatattgtcatgaggATGTCAATTTTTGCGGTGAAAAGTTATTGCATAGAATTGTCTTGTTTGCTAAATGAATGGGACACACTCCCACCAAGCAGTTTGATCAGAAATGAAGCACCAGACCTATCGAAAGCCGTCGATCCTAGCAGAATCTCAAGGtcacatgatctaatcatgtcacctcttttcaacaaaaaaagaaagaataagaaaGCAAATTGTTCAGAAACTGCTAATTTTTCCTTCTAATCACTTCCCTGTCGCCTCTTTCCTTGCGGCGTTCCCCAAACCAAGCTCACCATCCACCCACACCGCTCCCCATCTTCGGATTGGACTCCAGCCAACAAAGCAGTTCCTCCCCATGCCTCCCCACCACACTACCCAGTTCCGCGACGACGCTCCTCCCTGATCCATCGTCCTTTTGCTCCGATGCGGAGTGGATCTGGTAGATGTCAATCGTTCGGACTTGGTAAAGGTTGTCGCAACACCTGTAGTAGGACAGAGGACTTATCGCGATGCCCGCGGACCAATTTGCTATGTCTCTATCGCTGACGTCGGTCAAAGATGCCACGTGGATTGGCATGGGTCTTCCTCGGCTAATGAGACCTCGACCCCGAAGTCTTCAGAGTATCTTTTTGATAGGCgcactttctctttttttttctctgacttgacTCGGCTTGACCTACTCGACTCAACGGTTAGAGTATCGCTTTCGTACAACGAGAGTCATTGGTTCAAATCCAATCGTAGGTAAAATCAGCCGAAACCCCCGCTTTTGCCAGCATGATAGCAAGCACAGACTGGCATCAAGGAGTAGAATGACCAAAGCATCAGTTGCTTCCACTTGTTTGTTGCCTTCTGGGACCGACAGACAAGGTACCCCCTGTATTCGTGCCAAGGTATTGAGGGGGATAGAGAGGGTTATTTTTGTGATTGGGTCTTTTAGTTGCTTTGCTACTAGAGGTCTAGGTGGTCAGGGGTTTAAAGGCCTAGAATAGGTGTGAGTGGTAGATAGGTCGCCTTCACGATCTTCTACCTTCTATCTTTATCCAAAGTCAGGTAGGGTGGATCGCTTGAGTTGCTTAACCGTCCCTTTACCCGGTGCTCATGATGCGCTACGGAACCTCCGCCATTCTAGCGGTCAAGTTATATAAGATTTGGTTGGAACTTGAAGATGGAGATATTACTGACCATGACGTAGAGGTCGAATTTGATGAGAGCATAGGAGGTCCAGCAGACGCCGTTGAGGAAACTCACCAGTGACAGACTTACACCCTACCTGCCTACTCGGATTACTGAAGGAGCCTATTTGAAATTCAATACCGGCCTTTTTCAAGGATACAAATCGAAAGGCGGGGCGACACTACATGTGCTGCATTGCGGCCTTAGGGGGCGCAACCCCCCATCTCCATCTCGGTTGGGCCCTGGGTTGCCATCTATCTTCCCATCCCCCGACGGAAGACCAGGATTTGTCCATTGTTTTCCTCCCTCTTCAAAGTGCCTCTCATCAAAATCAAAGGGTATTGTACTTTGACAATCCACCCAACCCCTTCCCCAAGCGTGTGATTAGCATATGTGCCTGCTTATGATCACAGCCATACTCGATGTTTTGTAATGTCAATTTTTGCATTTAGGCCTGTAATGCCTACTCTGCCTAGTACTAATTGGTTCATGTGTTCATTGTGTGCATGTTAGTGTTCTGCTCTTCATGTACTATGTCAGATAAGAATTAGAAAATAATAATTTTTGGGATAGCAAACATTATGGTGCTTCCTACTCCATAGATATGCATCTCCATTTGACGGCAATATTTGTATTCATTTCATTTTCTTCCGAGCTTCCAGGTAAGACTAATGCTGCACCAAGTTCCCATTTTCATGCTTCTGATTAGCTTGCATTCACAGTATGCCTCCAAGTAACAGTACTGATGTACCCAGCACACTGTCTCATGCCTCGTATTAATCGCGCTTCCACATTATATTCCTTTTGTTTCATTTTGCTTCTTATTACCGTGCGTCCAGATTCTGCTTCCAAGTATTAGTACATATGTACCCAGTACACTTTTTATGCTTCTTTCGCATCATACTTCCACATTAAATTCCTTTTGTTTCATACAACTAAAAGTTTATTTTCACTCAAAACACTTTATTAAGGTTTGCTAACAAAGTAAATTTCTTATGTTCTTAGTTGACTCACTAAAAGTTTACTTTCACTCAAAACACTTTATTAAGGTTTGCTAACAAAGTAAATTTCTTATGTTCTCAGTTGACTCACTAAAAGTTTACTTTCACTCAAAACACTTTATTAAGGTTTGCTAACAAAGTAAATTTCTTATGTTCTCAGTTGACCTGcgacaatgaaagaggatgaacccCAATGGATGCTCAAGAGCATATATGCGGCTGGAAGGTTACATGATCTCCATCAGGAAAAACACGATACTCGATCTCGCGGGTTAGGTGTGCCATTTTTGTTGCGTCGGGAGAGAAGCATCCGACCAGGAAGCACTGTTTGGAAGGGTGTGTAGAGAGAGAAGAGATCGTACCTCACGAGATCAAATTCTTATATGGAAAGCATTTAATCATGGTGCCATAGAAGGGCTCATCTAAGATTAAGAAGCAGATCTGACGTCCATTTGGTTTCCAATCGAACGGCCAAACACTGGTATGATAGGATGCAAAGCATCAGCGCtagtggttcccaaatagaattgAGATAAGGATCAAAGCAAAGCATTAGCCGTCCGATGGCtagtggttcccaaatagaattgAGATAGGGATCAAGAGATTGCAACAGACGTTTCCTAGCGAAAATGTTGTATAGGACCATAGTTCACCCGAATCTAACGCTCAGTGCCACACATCAGAAGACAGCATTTTTCGagatttgtgcatggcaggtgtgcTAAACCATGGCGGGAACGATCAACAGACATGCTGAGAAGGATTCCGCGTTAATAAACCTACCGGCCGCTACCATCAACTGAATAAAATAGTGGACTGGCCTCGGAAGAAACAAACGTGGTCTCCCATATACTCTCCTGTTCACAATTGTTTAAGCCTGGCCATACCTCTGGCCGAGCCGGGCtttgggccgggcctagccaagcccgacgcaaaaaacccaGGCCTGAGCCCGGCCTGGCCTGGCCATCGGGCCTGTTTTCTTGGCCCGAGCACAGCCCGAACACGTAAAAGCCGTCGGGCtccgggccggcccggcccgaccttcagaAAAGTGCAAAAACGACGGGCTTGGGCTCGGCCCGGTCATCGGGcccaaaatctaggcccgagcccggtcCGGGAGcatcgtcgggccgggccgggcttcccatgacCATGTATATATGCTGGTCAGCTGTGTCATGCATGCCTGATCAAAACGAGGGATTCATACATGCGCCTAGGGAGAAGGAATAGCATAATAAAAATATAGAGAAGAACGAAAGCTCGCACAAGGATTCAATctttggggctgtttggttctaggcctagtatTGCCACGCTTTCTCATACATTTTTGTCAATCTTGCCTAAGCTTAGTTTATCAAAATGAGAGCCATAAGTTGGCAAGCCTAAAGGCATCTCCAACAGTTTGTATGTTATTTTTGTTGGTAAAATGTTCATGTCATCAATCacaagctatcatacaactactTCAATGAATTGTATTTAAATTATCCAATAGAATGTGAGGAAATAAATGTGGTTGCTCTTTATTTTACCTTGGAGTTTATGCAAAAGTTGTTGGTTaatctacatacaactttgctctctTTCCGCATTTATTTcatgccacatcatcactatgtcctaggtggcaaatttaccaacacctatcttacaaccgttggagatgccctaagagaaTCTTGCCATACTTTGTGTGTGTATACCATGTGGGGCTCAAATGTGgtctgcctaaggtgtggcttgaacca
This portion of the Triticum dicoccoides isolate Atlit2015 ecotype Zavitan chromosome 7A, WEW_v2.0, whole genome shotgun sequence genome encodes:
- the LOC119331349 gene encoding defensin Tk-AMP-D5; this encodes MDRSMKVFVVVFLLLVATGFQGAVQVVLARECRSESKKFVGLCVSDTNCASVCLTERFPGGKCDGYRRCFCTKDC